A region of the Homalodisca vitripennis isolate AUS2020 unplaced genomic scaffold, UT_GWSS_2.1 ScUCBcl_9155;HRSCAF=17552, whole genome shotgun sequence genome:
TAAGTCGCCCGCCAACGCGCGACACAAAGCCGCCCGCCCGGCTCCCACAaacggcctttttaaaggccaccacAATATCACTCGTTTTCACAGTTTACGACTTTAATAATCCTATTTCTCACTCTTGTCGTATATTTCCGACATGTATCTAGTAATTACTATgctaattattagtaaaactgtcattattaccatcacaaattacataaaaatttaataatgtacacgaatatataacacttttttgcCAATTGATGTTAtcgaataataacagtttattcaaatactaaacagtgtgcgtcaatttatatctatttataactaattactggtcttcaaaatatatatatatatatatatatatatatttatttatattaataattaacacatttaactgtacactttagttagTTGTTTTCACTCTAATTAACCGTATAAAATATCACTTCTCTTTATTGTCTATCATACAATCTTAACTTAAATTCACCGTCTTTGtcgttttaaattagttttaaacacgaAATCTAAACCTTTTCTCTCTAATTTAGTCGTTTTACAGCATATTTCTGTGGCTAGAAAACCAATCacttgtacattgatttattacagactttttcttattttgttacagtaatcgtttacattatcatcaattttatttgcaaatatcatttatatttatatattaatcctaCTTACTACAGCGAATTCActgtgtttacaaattacaactgtttgctattgttctttcggtattattataaagagcagattgattttctattcttttcctgtaTTACGAACTTCTGTCAACCTCCGACCGCGCGATTTTCACTGGAACTATGTTAACAgtgtagtattgtttatatattatagcaaaacacaacaatgattcagtttacaataattattattttatattcaaagtgtgATATAAATTCCAAATGTCGCATAGAATAGTAAGTTGatagataaattttgttaattgcaagcactgtcaaccccacatattgcgatattcactggaatatgttaacagtttacatttagtttgtagtcatagtgatttgaaacaaataaaaatcacttattcagttataaatatactttatacgtgtatagttcagtaattttaaaggtcgtttagtaaatttgaaaaatagaagaatcaGCGAATATTCGGTGATTGTAacgaagtaaatatgtaaatttgctgttatccacgctaattaaatttaacgtaattagttgtaaacggataaaaaaaaaaaaaaaaaaaaaaaaagtggattaaatatcagtgataaacgcgcgccgcttgatctgggcttggagtttgcaagctcgagtaaattttttttctaaaagagcaagcagcgcgaagcgctgcgcagcgggcaagcatcgcgtgatctgacccattctgaaaattttgttaaattcagaatagtaggctatattgttttaaacatgtttcattactaatttgtgtttttttttttcgtacggaaattaataaactcgtaaacttaatctaataaacgtaatctaacttgtataaattaaaatagagaatgcggggacatactggaaaatacccattttaaacttaaaatacactgaCTTGGATCACATTACAGTGGTATGAATCAAGCAATCGCAATCAGGTTCGCTAGACCGAGCAGATTTACACTTGTTACAAGACAACTCTCTGGCGCTACAGCTACAGGACTCGGATCTGCAGTATATCCACTAACCTCacataaatttctgttttatatgtattttctacgttattccttattattttcaaatttacaacctgTCCAGGTATCGACAATTGTAAGTAAACCGTCGGTGACAACTCAATTTCACCGTAGTAACTAGAAACCGGGAGAATTATCAATGTTAACGGATACGtacactctgattggtcgaataGTGACCGACCAATCAAGTCaagccacctcctacctatataagcgtgTTAACAGTTCACTCtatatattctatctccacgcacatgcgcaCTGTACACTAGATGACTTTATCACACGATTTCACCTGTTAAATaccgttttaaaactaaaaaacggTATTTAACGTGTATCTTGTTGTAATCTAAATCGACCTGTACTTAAAACTAGTGGtatttcgataaaatataaattttcaagtgtAACTTTCGGCTCTTATATTgaagtgtatataaaacattacgaatACTATGAATAACGAACGATCAGATCAATTGGGCGATTaccgtatttgtaaatttaatgtttgtttaaagattgtatttaaacataacttaaataggtaatttcaatataaaacaagtcgaGAGTTGCTTGTTTTAGCcaacataataacagaattccaatgtttacacaagaaaaagcggtaaaataagcgaaaattacaagttatgtttaatcagagttcaacggttcttggttaatattagaagtcatgtgtataaaacatgacagaaactatggttttcgatcgaattgcaattgacgtattttttttttttttttttttttttttttttttttattgtaaactcagtgtatgtttgaaaaaaaaaaaaaaaaaaaaaaaataaataaataaacagaaaattatacaattttacagtgaaatcggactatgtttaaaaaagaaaaaaggaattgaaaaaataaaaaaaaaattcctggaataaaatatttatgacgagcacaaagtcataaatttggtattttcgatagaaaatatagtcgagagcgacttgaaacaaccaggtttacatcggttttacaacaataagcggtaaaataagcgaaaacgaaagagttattggtggcctttagaaaggccgtttgtgCGGAGCGGGCTCGCTCGTTGCGGGGCGCTGGCCTGCCGGCCGGCTTACTTGGAGCTGGTGTACTTGGTCACGGCCTTGGTACCCTCGCTCACGGCGTGCTTGGCCAACTCGCCGGGCAACAGGAGCCTGACGGCGGTCTGGATCTCCCGCGACGTGATGGTCGACCGCTTGTTGTAGTGGGCCAGGCGGGAAGCTTCGGCGGCTATGCGCTCGAATATGTCGTTCACGAAGCTGTTCATGATGGACATGGCCTTGCTGGAGACGCCGGTGTCGGGGTGGACCTGTTTCAGCACCTTGTAGATGTAGATGGCATAACTCTCCTTCCTCCTGCGCTTCTTCTTCTTGTCGCCCTTGGTGATGTTCTTCTGGGCCTTGCCGGCCTTCTTGACGGCTTTTCCGCTCGCTTTCGGTGGCATCCTGAGTCGCTGGTTTGTACGCCGGAGTATAGGCCAAAAGGTCAGGTCaggtcgctgtgactgtgggggggtggatcccccacttctctcaaggcctctgccggttaggcttttacCTTGTGTCGCAAGGGTCGAAGCCCTAGTAGccttcgctacctgtcagtggggtgaatgTCGTGTTGTAGTCGTAGTCGTTCTATGTCGTCAGTCGTCCAttggaagacgcagttgggggacctcctgggctcgaagctcacggatgtgatcccacggagAGGAATCTGCTGCTTCTTcgaggctcgatgtcaggccttccacgaagctcctgatggtgggaacgttggacgaagccctgaccacggtgttcctcacgaaccagggcgacccagtggcccgccggagacaaacgctctggacagcgagcagcTGCCTCCgagcggtcttgcaggtgaggttgtaccatgctggggccgcataagtgagcactggtcgtatcagagccgtgtagagtaGGActttcgtcctggtcggtagcttcgtggagttgagcagtgGGCCGATGCTGCCGATGCCCTTCCTTGCTTGACCGCAGATCCTCTTTACGTGGGgagtgaaggtcagcttggagtccaggagtacccccaggtacttcaCTGTCGTCTTCCATGGTATGTCGCCACCGTTGAGTgtcaggtgacggccgtccgcttgtctccttgtcctcgtgaagtttatggcttcacatttgtcaacgttgaccttaatcctccacttggtcaaccagggctccagtaggtgcagctgccgctggatgtagaatccagccatcctcaggttggcagacgtggccgtgaggagcgcatcgtccgcgtacagggacagctgcactctcggagcgaccggaaagtcgttagtgtaccacaggtacagaaTCGGGCCGAGgaccgatccctgtggcacaccagatgtcactgggcgggtcgtggagttggatcgggcaacgctgacggagaaggtccggaggtggagatagctgcggagcagcctgAAGATCCTGCCAGGCAACGGTGACGATGTCaacttgaagagcagtccctcgtgccacaccttgtcgaaggctttgctcacgtctatcaggaccgaagtggagtggtgcttcctccCTACAGCTCcagtgatgttgttcaggactctgcggagctgaagggtggtggaatggccggtgcggaagccgaattgttctgtcctgatagacgcgAAGAACTCCTCAGGAAATCTCGCTAGGACGATCTTCTCCAGGAttttggagagcacaggcaggagggagatcggcctgtggttctccgggaagagagggtccttgccgggcttgggtatcacgatcaccttggcatccttccagatggtcgggaagtgagccaggcgaaggcatgagttgaagatgcaggtgatcgtgacgatcacccaagccggcaggttcttcaacgCTGGAGTTcccaaggagtccgggccaggggccttcttcgggcgaaggcggcgaatgtggtcctgcacttcaagtgtagtcacagtgggcagtggGTCGTCTTCGTCGGGTTGGTATCCCTCCAAGAAGTCTTCGATGGTCTCACaggtgtcctcgtcgtagacatccgcgtgtggggagaattggtcttccatggtgtcggcgaaggcctccgctcgatctccaggggagtagacaatgcCACGCTGGCCATGGAGTGgccggttggtcttcttctcccctcggagggccctggagattttccagatgccgccgacaccaccgtcagcttgatgttccacgaagtcatcccacgcagccgctctgtgttccgccaggagacgagagcacttcctggcctggcggttgaaggtctgcttggcgtggggacaacgggactgctgatactcccttcgcagtctgcgtcGAAGACGTATCTCCTCTCTCAGCTCCTCAGGCAGAGGTGGAGTGAAGTCGGTCCGGGAGAGAGAGgggatgacgaggccgtcatagcttcctGGAGGGTGGTGGTCAAGTCGAGTAcctgtcggtctagctggtccggtgactcggcaggagttggtggtggccgatgtcggTCGGCGAGGTGGTTTGCATagtggtgccagttgatcttgttgggacgagtaggaggatagGATGGAGCTCCGTCGTCCGGGAAGTCAAaaacaactggcacgtggtctgatgagagatcagacactgcaaacacctcgatgtgtccgtccagcgagccagctagaccgatatccagtatgtccgggaggtgtCGCCCATTGTAGTTGTAGTGGGTGGGCTCCTCGGGTGTCAGTAGTCGGATGTGGAGTCGGTtttccaggagacggtggagatcTCTGCCGGTGGGattggtgttccggcatccccagtccaggtgTTTGGCGTTCAGGTCCCCGGCAACAAGTGCAGGGGAGCCAGGTCGCAGCAGGGCATCGAGGCAGCGTGGCTGGATGATCCGCTGAGGCGGATTATACACGGAGGCGATCTCCAGTTCAGTTCCACTGTACTGGACGGCAACCCGAGTGATCTCGATtcctggggcagggactgctgccaggagTCGGTGAGTCACTCGTCGATGTACTAGgatcgccgagcctccgctgGGTCGGATGTTCTGGAGCTGCCTGTCGGTGCGGTACACCTGGTAGTTGGGGATGCTGAAGCGGTCTGTCGTCCTGAAGTGGGTCTCCTGgagaagagcgacgtccacatccatttccGTCAGTAGTTGGCTGAGTTCCAGCCGCTTATctgccagcccgtcggcgttccagctaacaactctcagcttacccatgcatggtggcggacaacatgtccatgaggcgtgacatcatCGCCACCATGCTGGTCAGCTGGGAGAGAAACTGTGATATCCCTGCCTTGAGTTCCTCGGGAATACGGGCAGCAGGCTGAGAGGTCGGCATGTTGTTTTGTGTGGGCGGCTGGGGCTGAGGTTCTGCGCTAGCAGCCATCTTTGGCAGTTCCAAGCGAGGTTTCGGAGTGGGCCTGGGTAGGGCTGGTCTCCTCTCAGGTCTCACAGGGGCTGGTACGGCTTCTTTCCTCGGGCTCTCTGATCGTGTAAGGTCTCGCGGCTCGGAGATGGAGGTTTTCGCGGCAGGACGAGCTCTccgattttccggcttccgagcAGGTCGGTGTCGGCGACGTCGAACCACCTCGAAGTCCTCGTCTTCTCGGCTGTCAGTGGAGGGCTCTGCGATGTCGTCAGCAGGGGCAGCAGGGGCAGTGTCAGGAGCTTCCCGGTGCTTTGGAGGCTCGGCCCTGGAAGGTTCAGGCCTCCGAGTCCTCTTTGCAGCGGCAGCATAGGAGAGCTGTCTCTCACTCTTAAAGCTTGAGCAACCCCTGTAGTTTGCCGCATGAGCCTCTCCACAGTTGCAGCATCTCGCCGGGGTCGTGGATTCTTTCGGGCAGAGGCTTGAAGGGTGGCCATCACCACAGCGGACACACCGAAGTTCCCGATGGCAGTGACTCGAGCCGTGTCCAAATCCTTGGCAGCGGTGGCACTGCactggtccactaggcctggAGTATTTCCGGACCTCCAGTCTACAGAAAAACAGAGCCCTCACATTGTAAACATCAGTTGGAGGCcggagcccatcgcctccacggagggtgatgagccacaggctggtcggttgACCACGCCTTGACTTTAGGATCTTCGCCTCCATAATGCCATAGCCTTCTCCTTGGAAGGCTTCGAAgacctcttccggcgatagggtggTTGGGAGGCCTTTGACCACAACCTTAAGCAGGCGTTCGGTGGTCATGGCAAAAGTGTGGAACTTCAGCCCCTGTTCCTGTAAATATCTCTGCAGTTGCCGAAAGTGGGCC
Encoded here:
- the LOC124374597 gene encoding histone H2B; protein product: MPPKASGKAVKKAGKAQKNITKGDKKKKRRRKESYAIYIYKVLKQVHPDTGVSSKAMSIMNSFVNDIFERIAAEASRLAHYNKRSTITSREIQTAVRLLLPGELAKHAVSEGTKAVTKYTSSK